The Blastomonas sp. SL216 DNA window AACGATACTGGAAACGCTCGGCGTTCGACATGGCAGAGCCCGCAATTCCATAGGCGCGCCGGACGATGACCGAGGCCAGCGGCACCTTGGCGCGGTAGATGGCATTCATTGCGTTGACGCCATAGCGGATCGTGCCCGCGCGCTCGGCATCCGCGCCGATCATGAAGCCGGGATTGTCGACCATATGCACGATCGGCAGGCGGAACTGGTCGGCCAGCTTGACGAACCGTTCGGCCTTTTCGCTGGTCTTGGCCTCCCATGATCCGCCCAGAAAGCTGGGGTCGCTGGCCAGTACCGCGACCGGCCAGCCGTTGAGCCGGGCGAAGGCGGTGATGACCGCACGGCCCCAGCGGCGGCCCATTTCGAAGACGCTGCCCTGATCGAACACCTGCGCCAGCACGCGCCGCATCGCATAGACCTGGCCCGGATCGCGTGGCACCGCGGCCAGCAGCGCTTCCTCGCGCCGATCGCTGGGGTCATCGCAGGGCACGCGCGCTGCCAGGCCGTCGACCGAGGAGGGCAGATAGGAAAGGAACCGGCGCGCCACGGCAAAGGCCTCGGCCTCGCTCGCCACCTCTTCATCGACAACGCCATTGCGGCAATGGATTTCGGTGCCGCCCAGCTGCTCCTTGTCCACGGTCTCGCCGATCGCGGCGGCAACGGCGGGGCCGGCGGCGAACAGCTGGGACAGGCCCTTGACCATCACCGAATAATGGCTGGCGACGGTTCGCGCCGCGCCCAGCCCTGCAGTGGGGCCAAGCGCCAGCGCGACCACGGGCACGGTCTCGAGATTGGTGACGATATGGTCCCAGCCGGGCACCATCGGGACATAGGTATAGCCCATGGTCTCCAGCGTCTTGACCGACCCACCGCCACCGGTGCCGTCGATCATGCGGACCAGGGGCAGGCGCAGTTCGTGCGCCATCGCCTCGCATTGCACGAACTTGCGGTGCAGAGCGGCATCGGCGGCACCACCGCGCACGGTGAAATCATCGGCGCTGGCCACGACCGCGCGGCCATCCAGATTGCCGCGTCCAAAGATGAAGTTGGAGGGGGCAAGATCGACCAGATCGCCGTGGTCGTCATAGCTGCCCCGCCCGGCGATCTTGCCGATTTCGCGAAAGCTGCCGGGATCGAGCAGGGCATCGATGCGCGCGCGCGCATCCATCTTGCCGCGCGCATGCTGCCGCGCGACCTTGTCTTCCCCGCCCATCTTCTCGGCCAGCGCACGGCGCCGGGCAAGCTCGTCGATCTCTTCCTGCCAACTCATGCCCTGACGCTAGCGCGGCGGGAGGCAGCGGTCACGCAGGAATGTCAGCCCTTCTTCTTGGCCATGGATTGGACCGCACCTAGCGTCAGCTTGACGTGATCGCGATAGTCCATGTCGTCATGGACGAAGGTCACGCGGCCATTGGGCGCAACCACCATGCTGGTCCGTCCGGTCATGTTCGGACGCCCGGCAAGGCCCACGCCATAGGCCTGGATCATCTGCGGCGTCGCCTGCGCGACGGTGAACTTGCTCTGGCACGCCTCGGTCGAAAATTTCTTCAGCTCGTCAATGCCGTCGGCAGACAGGCCGATCACGGTGGCGCCGGCCTTTTTGAAATCGGCCATGCGGCTGGCAAACTCATGCGCCTCGGCCGTGCAGCCGCTGGTAAACGCCTTGGGGAAGAAATAGAGCACGACCGGGCCCTTTTTCAGCTCGCTGGCGAGGCTCAGCTTATAGGCCTTGCCTGCCTTGGCACCGGTGGTGGTGAACATCGGGGCCTTGCCGCCGATCGCGATCTTGCCCGCATCGGCAGCGAGCGCCGGAGCTTGTGCGATGATCGCGGCGGACCCTGCGGTCAGGGCGAGGGCGGAAAGCGAAATTGCAAATGCGCGCATGGCGAAGGACCCCTTTGTCTGTGCTGACAGCAACTTAGGGAGGCCGGGGCCAAATTCCAGCGCCTCAGGCAAATTCGCGCGCGATATCCTCTGCCCCTGGCCCGGCGAGCTGGCGATAGATCCCGGCATAGACGCAGACCATCAGCACCGAGAGAAGCGTGCTCATCACCGCATCGACCAGGATGGTCAGCGTGTCGCCAATCGCCCCGTCAAGTGCCAGCCGGATGATGATGCCGAACACGGTGACGCTGGTGATGTAGACGAAAAAGGCGGTGACCGCGACGATGACCAGGAACAGCAGGATACGCCCGCTATTGCCCTTGGTCAGCGCCCAGGAGCGGCGCATCGGCGCGATGATCGTGTGCGACCGTTCGGCCACCATCACCGGGCCGGCAGCAATCAGCTTCACGAAAATGTAGATGCCCGGAAGGACGAAGGCGAGCGAACCGAGAAAGGTAAGTACGCCGCTCAATACCCCCATCGCGTAATAGGGCAGGATGATAGCGAGCCCGCGGCGCATGGCATCGCCGACATTCGGGCGGCTGGCATCGAGCATCAGCACCAGCATGACGATGCTGGCAAAGCCGTTGAGCAGGCCGATCAGCACGATCCACACCAGATTGTCGGAATAGAATTGCTGCATGTTCGCATAAATCGCGGAGATATCGGCATCGGGCGGCGATACCGGGGGCGGCGCGAACATCGCAAAGGCAAGGCTTGGCAGCAGGATGAACACACCCGCCACGCTGAGCAACAGCTCGCGATTGGCGCGGAAAAGCTGCATCACGTCGTTCCAGCAGCCGGAAAGATCGAGCTTGCGCGTCATGGCGGGATTGGCCTCACTGGCTAAAGCGACTAAAGGCTTGCGCTAAACGCCGCACGGGCGCTGCGCAAGGCATTTGGCGCACCATCCGTCGCGCGCTGAGGCAGGACCGATGGCAGCAAGCTTGACCACAATCGACCAAGACCAGATGGCAGCGCCCGAATGGCGGGTATCGCCGGGACTGACGCCCTATCCCCAGGCTCTGGCCGAGATGGAAGCGCGCAACAGCGCGATCGAGCAGGGCGAGGCGGGTGAACTGCTATGGCTGCTCGAACATCCCCCGCTCTACACCGCCGGCACCAGCGCCGATCCTGCCGAGCTGCTCAGCCAGCAATTCCCGGTGTTCGATACCGGGCGCGGCGGGCGCTATACCTATCACGGGCCGGGCCAGCGCGTCGGCTATGTGCTGCTGGACCTGCGCCAGCGCGGCAAGGATGTGCGCTGCTTCGTCCACGCCGTCGAAGGCTGGGTGATCGCTGCATTGGCTGATCTGGGGGTGCCCGCCCGCCGCGCCGAAGGGCGGGTAGGCATCTGGACCGATAACCGGATGGGCCAGGAGGCCAAGATCGGGGCCATCGGCGTGCGCGTGCGTCGCTGGGTGACGATGCATGGCTTTGCCGTCAACGTGAACCCGGACCTTGCGCATTTCGGCGGCATCGTGCCGTGCGGCATTGCCGAATATCCGGTCACCAGCCTCGCCGATCTGGGCGTCGATGCGACCATGCCCGATCTGGATGCCGCGCTCGCGCGCCACCGGGATGCCTTTCTTGCAGGTCTGGGCGGGGCATGCCAAAGCGAGGCGAAAGGGAAGGGACGCACATGACGCAGAAACCTGTGATTTTCGGAGCGCTGCTGGCTGCGCTGGCGCTGTCGGCATGCAACGACAAGCCTGCCGACAAGACCGCCGTCGCACAGGGCAGCACGCCCGAAGGCACGATCAGCGACGAACTGCCCGATCTGGAACTGCTGCCCAATGATGCGCCGCTGGCCGATCCGGCTGATCTGCCGCCGGTGCCCGGCGTTGCGCCGGTGGCACCGGCGACGGGCGAGGCCGCCACGCCCGTTGCAGATGCGCCGGCGCCCGCCGCACCCGCTGCTGCGCCAGCCGAGCCGAAGCTGGAAGGGTCGATCGCGGAATAAGATGCTATCCGGCACGGGCCGCAAGTTCAGGCGTCGCGCTTTCAGGCGTCAGCCCGCAGGCGCAACCCTCAGGCCGCGTACACCGTCGGATCGATCAACCCGGCATCGGCAAAGCCCTGTTTGCGCAGGCGGCAGCTGTCGCACAGGCCGCAGGCGCGACCATCGGGCGAAGGATCATAGCACGACCAGCTCATGCCCGGATCAAGCCCCAGACGCGCCGCTTCTGCCGCGATTTCGGCCTTGCCCAGATATTGCAGCGGCGCGTGGATGGTGAACGGTTCGCCCTGGTCGCCCGCCTTGGTGGCAAGGTCCGCCAGCCGTTCGAACCCGGCAATGAAATCTGGCCTGCAATCGGGATAGCCCGAATAGTCGAGCGCATTCACCCCGATGAAAATGTCGCGCGCACCCAGTGCTTCGGCCCAGCCGAGTGTCAGCGACAGGAAAATCAGGTTGCGCGCGGGCACATAGGTAACCGGAATATCCGCACCGACCCCGGTCTTGGGCACCGCGATATCGTCGGTCAGCGCCGACCCGCCGAACTGGCGCAGGTCCAGTGGCAGCACGATGTGCCGCACCGCGCCGATATGCGCAGCGATCTTCCTTGCGGCTTCGATCTCGACCCGGTGGCGCTGGTTGTAGTCGATCGTCAGCGCGGCGACAGCAAAGCCCTGTTCCCTGGCCCGCGCCGCGGACACCATGGAATCGAGGCCGCCTGAAAGCAGCACGACGGCGGTTTTCTGGGGTTCGGTCATGTCCACGCGCATATTGCGCTGCGGCATGACGGGCAATTCAAAAAATCGGGCCGCGCGGACATGTCCGGCGGCCCAGTGAGGTCTTCACGACCTGAATGGAGGAAAGCGTACCGAATCCGGCACGCCACCGTCATAACCCGATGATGGTTAAGAAAAGGTGCAAGCCCGCCAGCGATCAGCCGGCACAGGCCCCGGCATAGCGTGCCTCCAGCGCGAAGGCGAAGGGCGAGTTCTGCGCGATCCCCTGAGAATCGATCTGCACCAGGCCGCGACCTTCATATTTGATCGTGGTGCGGCCCGATCCGCCACCTGGGCAGCGATAGGTCACGGTGACCTCATCGGGCTCGTCAGAGACGACGAAGCGGCTGCACTGCTGGTCGCGATGCCGCAATTGCAGCAGCTTGCGCGCATCGCGTACGCACAGTTTGTCGGAAGCATCGGCGCTCCCGCGTTCCTTGAGGTTCCAGAGCCCGGGCTGCAGCTTGTTCAGCATGGCAAGCTCCGGCGCATCGGCGGGGGCCGAAAAAGCAGCCAGGCCCAGCGCGCAAAGCGGCAGGGCAAGCCATTTGAGGCGGACGGGGGAGATAGTCATGCGGGTTAACCCTATCGTTGGATCCTGCCGTTCAGCGCAGCAGGCACATTCAATGGCGTGCGACCCAATTCAGGTTTCTTGCCCCAGGCAATATCTGTGCATTACGCGAAGATGATGGCGAAATCATTCGGTAATTATGGCGGGTTTGGGGCCCTGCCGTACCAAATTCAGCCAGGCGTCGGCGGCTCGATATGGAAGATGCGCGAGCAAAACGCGCAATCGACAGCGATCGTCCCGGTATCGCCGACCATCTCGGCCTGCTCCTCGGGCGGAAAACGACCGATGACATCGCGGATATGCTCGATATTGCAGCGGCAACCCTTGACCAGCGGCGCACCATCCACGGCGCGCACCTCGTCCTCCTCGTGGAACAGCCGCCACAGGATGTCGCGTCCGCTCAAGCCCGGGTCGAGCATCTCGCCATGGCTCAATGTGCCTGCCAGGATCGAGACATGCTCCCATTGCGGATGGTCGAGCCGCACGTGCAGCCGCTCGCGCCCTTCCTCGCCTTCGGGAAGGTGCTGCACCAGAAAGCCCGCGCTGCGGCAGCCGGTGGCATCGCTCTCGATGGCGATGCGGATCATCGTCGGTACCTGTTCGGACTGGGTGAAATAGCTCTCGCACGCCTGGGCCAGCGAATCCCCGTCGAGCGGGACGATGCCCTGATAGCGGCCCTTGCCGAAGCTCTGGTCGAAGGTCAGCGCGAGATAGCCCTTGCCGAACAGCGCAAACAGCGACGGGTTGGCACCCAGCCGCGCCAGCCGTTCGGCATCGAAGCGCACATGACCGCGCAGTTCGCCGCCGCGATAATCGACGACCAGCAGTTCCACAATGCCGCCCTCGGTTTGCGCCTGGATGGTGACCTGGCCGCCATCCTGCTTCATCAGCGATCCGATCAGCGCGGCGATGGTGATCGCTTCGGCCAGCACCAGCTTGATGCAGGTGGGATAGTCATGCGCGGCAAGGATTTCGCGCAAGACGCTGTCCAGCCGCACAAACCGCCCGCGCGCATCCTGGCCGGGAAGGGTGAAATGGACGGGCGGAGTGTCGAAAACGGTGCTCATGGCGGGCTATATGGTGCGGGTAAGCGGCGGCGTCAAACCTGGGTTCTGATTGCCCGCCATCGCGGGCCGGCGAATGAGGGGCATACCATTGCAACACGCCCCCTTGTCGGCTCAGCCTGAGCGGGGGGTGAGGGCATTACCCGGTCGGAAGCCAGAACTTGCCAATTTGCAAACGAGCCCTTTGCAACCCTCAGTTCAGGTTCAAGGATCCGTTCGCCACCTGCCCCAGCGCGCCAAGGGCTTCGAGCGCATCGTTCGAATTGCCGTCTGCAAGCGTCATGATCTGCATCATCACGGCGGGCGAGGCTCCAAGCTCGCCTGCGAGCTTGAAGAAGAGGGGCTGGCTCCACTGCTCGCCAGAACGCACCGCAGCGAACATGGCGCGGTTGAGATCGGCAAGCCCGGGCTTGCCGGCGCGCCGCAAGTCCTGATCGATCGAGAGCCACATGATCAGCCCGCATTGATATTGCAGATCGAACTTACCTTCGGCCGACGCCTTGCTCAGCGTTGTCGTGGCGAGACCGGTGGCGCAGGCCTTTTCGGCCTCCTCTTTGCGCTTCAGCACATAGGCTCGCTCTGCCGGACCGCGCCCAACCATCGCCAGCGCGGCCATGGCATCGGCGCCGCCTTCATGCATCCAGCCAAAACGATCATCGCCGACCAGCTTGCCGGATTTGTCCTGCTGGTACAGGTGAGCGGCTTCATGCGCGAAGAACCATTCCAGCCACAGCGGACTGTCCGCGAGCATCCGTTTCTTGGCGTCCTCTCCGTCGAAGTGCATGAAGATCTGCCTTGGCAGGGTACCGCCCTGGCTCGAGATCCGGCCATCCTTTTCCGGCTCATCGTCAATGGAGACGTAGAGTTCCGGTTTGAAGGACAGCGGTCCGTAGATCGCGGCAAGATCCTGCATGGATTGGGGCAGCGAGCGGTCGAGGTGCTCACGCGCCGCAACCGGAAGACCAGGGTCGATGATCGCCACGAAACCATCGGCGTCCACCGGCTTCAGCGTACCTATGAATATGCTGGTTCCCTCGTCCCGGCTGACGAACTGATCGCGGTCCGCGCTGCGGCGGCCTTCGACACCGACGATCTCGCCGGGCGAACTAATGCGGATGGGAAGGGGCCCTGGCTGCTCGCATGGCGCGGTCGCACAGGCGTGAAACTGCCCGGAATAGACAAGAGCGCCGCCTTCGCTGAAGGGCGAGAAGGGCGCGTAGCTCTTGGGCAGGGCGCGATAGTCGATGGCGATCCTGAACGCGACCTGCCGGAACGGGCGCCCGTCCGTGCGTTCGATCCGTTCGCCTTCGCCCTCCTTTACCCACCGAAATGCGCCGTCCATTGGTTTCCATGCTTCGGCGCGATAACCGCCAAGCTCCTGCGGGAAATGGAGCGCCGTGGTCGCCTGGCGGAGGCGATAGTTCGCCGTCACCTGCCGGTCTGCAGAGCGGGTCAGATCGAGCGATACCGGCTGCGGGGAGCCAGGCGTGCCCATCCCGGTCGCGCAGCCCGCCAAAGCGAGCGCCAGAAGCGAACTTACGGCAAGCGTAGGACAGGACGACTGCATATCAATTCCCTGAATGCTCGGTCCTGGGCGACATCTGCAGTTCCGGAGCAGCGTCGCAAACCCGCCCTTTGCCTGCGCACCCAGTTCAAATCATGCTAGCACGGCCTGCCATCACGCCGAAGCCGCCAATACGCTAGCGGGGAATTTACCCCGTATATCGCCCCGCCGTCTCGCGGATCAGCGCGATCATGTTGGGAATGCCCTGGGTGCGGTTGGAGGAGAGCTGGTTCTTCAGATCGAATGGGGCGAGCGCGCCCTCGATGTCGGCGCTGGCGACATCGCCCGGCGTCTTGTCCTGCACGGTGAGCAGGACGAGTGCGATAATGCCCTTGGTGATGGCCGCGTTGCTGTCAGCGAGGAAGTGCAAGGTGCCGTCGTCGGTGCGGGTGGGATAGACCCAGACGGAGGCGGAGCAGCCGCGGACGAGAGTCGCGTCGGTCTTCAGCGCATCGGGCATCGCATCGAGTGTTTTGCCGAGGTCGATGATCAGCCGATAGCGGTCATCGGCGTCCAGAAATTCATATTCTTCGGCCAGATCGGCAATGCTGGGGGCTGCTGTCGTCATGGCCGGGCAGATAGCGATGCGGCGGGGCAAAGTCACCCCGCCGCACCGCGATAATTACAGCTCCACTCCGGCCGCGATCGCTTCCAGCTTGCGGATGCGTTCCTTGAGGTCCGCAATCTCGATGCGCGAATGGGTGGAAGGCGATCCGCCATCGTGCATCGGTGCGTGCGATTCGATCTCGTGGCGCTTGAATGCCAGCCAATCGCGCCAGCCGCGCAATGCGGTGGAGGAGACCAGTGCAATGGCCAGCAAGGCACTGGTTGCCACAGTCATGTAGAGATAGGCGCTTTCCATGATATTACCCTTTACGGCCCCCGCCGCCCGGTGGATGGTTCATGCGCCGCGTCAGCGGTCGCGCAGTTTCTCGATTTCAAGGCTGAGGTCGCTCGACTGGCGCTGATCGGTGATGACACGCTCCAGCACTTGGACGCGCTCCTTCAGCGCACGGACGTCCTCGCGCAGACGCTGGGTCTCGGCGGTATCAACCGGAACGGCCAGCGTTTCCTTGCCTGTGCCGTCTTCCAATATGCCGTGCTTGGCGCGGTAACGGGTCTTCAGCACGTTGGCGACCATCACGATCAGCACTATGCCGATCACCATTTCAAACGGGTTCATCTGCGTTTTCCTTCAACGTCTCTCTTGTTCAGCTCAGCTGCTTGGTGCGCAGATCCTCGATCTGCTGGGCCAGGTCGTCGCGGCCGCGACCGTCAGTGATGATGCGCTCCAGCGTGCGGACCCGCTGTTCCAGCTTGTCGTTGACCGGTGGACGTTCCAGTGCGCGGGCCTTGGTCAGCTCGATTTCCAGTTCCAACGTCTTGCGCTTGTGGTGGGTCCAGATGGCCAGCCCGCCAATGGCGAACGGTGCAATCGGGATGAGAGCGAAGATAAAGTCGAAGTCGAACATGGATGTGCCCCCAGGAGTAAAAGTGTCAGTTAGCCCGCTTGTCGCGCAGGGCCTCGATTTCGTGCGTCAGGCGGTGCGCGTCATCGGTGACGATGCGTTCGACATTGCCCAGACGGTCCTTGATCGATCCCAGTTCGGCGCGCAGCTGCGCATTTTCCTGGCTCAGCAGCTTGATCCGCTCGACCGATTCCTGATCGGTCTTGGGATAGACCGGCTTGCCCCAGCTGTTTTCCAGCGGATAGCCGTTCCTGATCCGCATCCAGGTGGTGAGTACCCAGCCTGCGGTGATCGCGATGAACGGGATCGCAAGGGCGGGCGCAAGCGCTTGTATCATTGCAACCTTGTCCATCACGCGGGGTCCTTTTCGATGCGCAGGCGTTCGATTTCATCGGCCAGCCGGACGCTGGAACTGTTGGCGTCGGTGGCAATGCGTTCCAGCACTGCGATCCGCTCTTCCAGTCTTCCGATCTTGCCGACCAGTTGCTCGTTTTCATTGGTGAGCAGCGATATTTTTCGATCAGCGTCGGGATCGCTTCGTTCAATGACTTTGCCAGTCCACTGATCTTCCAGCGGATACCCATGCTTGGCCCGGATCCAGGTCGTGATGACCCAGGCACCCATGGACAGCATGATGATCGAAAGGACGAAACCCGGTCCACCCCAGCTCATGATATTCTCCTGATACCTTGTTGTTTTAGGTGCCGCGTGTCAGCGCAGGCTTTCGATCTCGTCGGCCAGCCGCGTGTTCTTGGCGGTGTAGAACAGCTCCACATCAGCCAGGCGACGGTCGATTTCGCGGAACCGGGCCTTGACGTCGCGGGCGGTGCGGGTCGGGGACTGGCGCACACCCTGCCAGAATTTCTGGTCC harbors:
- a CDS encoding methylmalonyl-CoA carboxyltransferase; this translates as MSWQEEIDELARRRALAEKMGGEDKVARQHARGKMDARARIDALLDPGSFREIGKIAGRGSYDDHGDLVDLAPSNFIFGRGNLDGRAVVASADDFTVRGGAADAALHRKFVQCEAMAHELRLPLVRMIDGTGGGGSVKTLETMGYTYVPMVPGWDHIVTNLETVPVVALALGPTAGLGAARTVASHYSVMVKGLSQLFAAGPAVAAAIGETVDKEQLGGTEIHCRNGVVDEEVASEAEAFAVARRFLSYLPSSVDGLAARVPCDDPSDRREEALLAAVPRDPGQVYAMRRVLAQVFDQGSVFEMGRRWGRAVITAFARLNGWPVAVLASDPSFLGGSWEAKTSEKAERFVKLADQFRLPIVHMVDNPGFMIGADAERAGTIRYGVNAMNAIYRAKVPLASVIVRRAYGIAGSAMSNAERFQYRFAWPSGDWGSLPIEGGVEVAYKSELEASTDPEAHLAVIRARLNKVRSPFRSAEHFSVEDIIDPRETRPLLCEFADLAWAKLSAGRA
- the queC gene encoding 7-cyano-7-deazaguanine synthase QueC yields the protein MTEPQKTAVVLLSGGLDSMVSAARAREQGFAVAALTIDYNQRHRVEIEAARKIAAHIGAVRHIVLPLDLRQFGGSALTDDIAVPKTGVGADIPVTYVPARNLIFLSLTLGWAEALGARDIFIGVNALDYSGYPDCRPDFIAGFERLADLATKAGDQGEPFTIHAPLQYLGKAEIAAEAARLGLDPGMSWSCYDPSPDGRACGLCDSCRLRKQGFADAGLIDPTVYAA
- a CDS encoding glycerophosphoryl diester phosphodiesterase membrane domain-containing protein; translation: MTRKLDLSGCWNDVMQLFRANRELLLSVAGVFILLPSLAFAMFAPPPVSPPDADISAIYANMQQFYSDNLVWIVLIGLLNGFASIVMLVLMLDASRPNVGDAMRRGLAIILPYYAMGVLSGVLTFLGSLAFVLPGIYIFVKLIAAGPVMVAERSHTIIAPMRRSWALTKGNSGRILLFLVIVAVTAFFVYITSVTVFGIIIRLALDGAIGDTLTILVDAVMSTLLSVLMVCVYAGIYRQLAGPGAEDIAREFA
- a CDS encoding Hsp33 family molecular chaperone HslO, yielding MSTVFDTPPVHFTLPGQDARGRFVRLDSVLREILAAHDYPTCIKLVLAEAITIAALIGSLMKQDGGQVTIQAQTEGGIVELLVVDYRGGELRGHVRFDAERLARLGANPSLFALFGKGYLALTFDQSFGKGRYQGIVPLDGDSLAQACESYFTQSEQVPTMIRIAIESDATGCRSAGFLVQHLPEGEEGRERLHVRLDHPQWEHVSILAGTLSHGEMLDPGLSGRDILWRLFHEEDEVRAVDGAPLVKGCRCNIEHIRDVIGRFPPEEQAEMVGDTGTIAVDCAFCSRIFHIEPPTPG
- a CDS encoding SufE family protein, which encodes MTTAAPSIADLAEEYEFLDADDRYRLIIDLGKTLDAMPDALKTDATLVRGCSASVWVYPTRTDDGTLHFLADSNAAITKGIIALVLLTVQDKTPGDVASADIEGALAPFDLKNQLSSNRTQGIPNMIALIRETAGRYTG
- a CDS encoding peroxiredoxin, with protein sequence MRAFAISLSALALTAGSAAIIAQAPALAADAGKIAIGGKAPMFTTTGAKAGKAYKLSLASELKKGPVVLYFFPKAFTSGCTAEAHEFASRMADFKKAGATVIGLSADGIDELKKFSTEACQSKFTVAQATPQMIQAYGVGLAGRPNMTGRTSMVVAPNGRVTFVHDDMDYRDHVKLTLGAVQSMAKKKG
- the lipB gene encoding lipoyl(octanoyl) transferase LipB, with translation MAAPEWRVSPGLTPYPQALAEMEARNSAIEQGEAGELLWLLEHPPLYTAGTSADPAELLSQQFPVFDTGRGGRYTYHGPGQRVGYVLLDLRQRGKDVRCFVHAVEGWVIAALADLGVPARRAEGRVGIWTDNRMGQEAKIGAIGVRVRRWVTMHGFAVNVNPDLAHFGGIVPCGIAEYPVTSLADLGVDATMPDLDAALARHRDAFLAGLGGACQSEAKGKGRT